The Pseudoxanthomonas sp. genome segment GATGCGGCCCTGCTTGTCGACTTCCAGCACCTTGACCTTCACCACGTCGCCTTCCTTCAGCGCGTCGCTGACCTTCTCCACGCGGTCGTTGGAGATCTGCGACACGTGCACCAGGCCGTCCTTGCCCGGCAGGATGGTGACGAACGCGCCGAAGTCCATGATCTTGGCGACCTTGCCTTCGTAGATGCGGCCCGGCTCGACGTCGGACGTGATCTGCTCGATGCGGGCCTTGGCAGCCTGGCCGGCGGCGCCGTTCACCGAGGCGATGGTGATGGTGCCGTCGTCCTGGATGTCGATCTGCGTGCCGGTTTCCTTGGTGATCGCCTGGATCACCGAGCCGCCCTTGCCGATCACTTCGCGGATCTTGTCGGGGTGGATCTTGATGGTGATCAGGCGCGGCGCGAACTCGCTCAGTTCCTGGCGCGGTGCCGACATCGCCTGGGCCATTTCGCCCAGGATGTGCAGTCGGCCGGCCTTCGCCTGCGTCAGCGCCTGCTTCATGATCTCTTCGGTGATGCCTTCGATCTTGATATCCATCTGCAGCGCGGACACGCCGTTGGCGGTACCGGCGACCTTGAAGTCCATGTCGCCCAGGTGGTCTTCGTCACCCAGGATGTCGCTCAGCACGACGAACTCGTCGCCTTCCTTCACCAGGCCCATCGCGATACCCGCGACCGGCGCCTTGATCGGCACGCCGGCATCCATCAGCGCCAGCGAGCTGCCGCAGACCGAGGCCATGGAGGACGAACCGTTCGACTCGGTGATCTCCGAGACCACGCGGATGGTGTACGGGAAGGCTTCCATCGTCGGCATCACGGCGAGCACGCCGCGCTTGGCGAGGCGGCCATGGCCGATCTCGCGACGCTTCGGGCCCATCATGCGGCCGGCTTCGCCCACCGAGAACGGGGGGAAGTTGTAGTGGAACAGGAAGTGGTCCTTCCACTCGCCGCCGACGGCGTCGATCACCTGGCCGTCGCGCGCGGTGCCGAGGGTGACGGCCACGATCGCCTGCGTCTCACCGCGGGTGAACAGCGCCGAGCCGTGCACGCGCGGCAGCACGCTGACCTTGGAGGTGATGGGACGCACCTCGTCCAGTGCGCGGCCATCGATGCGGACCTTGGTCTTCAGGACCGAGGCGCGCATGGTCTGGTATTCCTGTTCGCTGAATTCCTTCGACAGTTCGCCGGTGCTCCACGCATTGCTTTCGGCCTGCGGCGCCAGCGAATTGAGGATGGCCTTCTTCAGGTTGGAGATGGTGTCGCGGCGTTCGATCTTGTCGCGCACCTGGAAGGCGCCGGCCAGGCTGTCGCCCACGGCATGGCGCAGCGCGGCGATCAGGCCTTCGTTCTTGGCCGGCGGCTGCCAGTCCCACTTCGGCTTGCCGGCTTCGGCCACCAGCTCGTTGATCACGGCGATGACCTTCTGCATCTCGCGGTGACCGAACATCACGGCGCCCAGCATCACTTCTTCCGACAGCTCGGCGGCTTCGGATTCGACCATCAGCACGGCGTTGGCGGTGCCGGCGACGACCAGCTCCAGCTTGGAGTCCTTCAGCTCGCTGACGGTCGGGTTGAGCACGTACTCGCCATTGATGTAGCCGACCTTGGCCGCGCCGATCGGGCCGTTGAACGGCGCGCCGGTCAGGGCGACGGCGGCGGAGGCGCCGATCAGCGCGGGGATGTCGCCGTCGATCTCCGGGTTCAGCGACATCACCGTGGCGATGACCTGCACTTCATTGCGGAACTCTTCCGGGAACAGCGGACGCAGCGGGCGATCGATCAGGCGGGAGATCAGCGTCTCCTTCTCGGTCGCGCGACCTTCGCGCTTGAAGAAGCCACCGGGGATGCGGCCGCCGGCGTAGAACTTCTCCTGGTAGTCGACCGTCAGCGGGAAGAAGTCCTGGCCCTCGCGGGCGGACTTCGCGGCCACGGCGGTGACCAGCAGCACGGTGTCATCGAACTTGACGACCACGGCGCCGCCGGCCTGGCGGGCGATTTCGCCGGTTTCCAGGGTGACCTGGTGCTTGCCGTACTGGAAGGTTTTGGTGATTTTTGCCACGTTGGTTCCTTGAGGTGCCTTGTGCGGGTTGGACCTCACGCGACCCTTGTCGCGTGCGGCTGGCCGGATGCGTCCGGCCGGTCATGCTGGGAAGGGCGGGCCCGGTGCGGCCAGCGGATGCAGCGCATTCCGTTCCCTGAAATGCAAACCGCGGCGCATCTCTGCGCCGCGGTCGGGGGTATATCAGCGACGCAGGCCGAGCTTTTCGATCAGGGCCTTGTAGCGCTCGTTGTCTTTCTTCTTGAGGTAGTCCAGCAGGCTGCGGCGGCGGTTGACCAGCTGCAGCAGGCCACGGCGGCTGTGGTGATCCTTCTTGTGGGTCTTGAAGTGGCCGCTCAGGTGCTCGATGCGGGCGGTGATCAGGGCCACCTGGACTTCCGGGGAGCCGGTGTCGTTGGCGCCGCGCGCGTTGTCGGCAATGACTTTCTGGGTATCGATGGACATGCTGTTCTCGTGTTGATGCGTGGCCTGCAGGAACGCGGGTGTCCTCCGCGCGCACCGCCTGGCTCGCCGTTGATGAAGCAGGGAAAGGGACAGGACGCCGGTACAAAACCGGCGGCGTAGTGTAGCCGCCAGGTCCTTGTGAAACAAGGTTTTATTGGACCGGCCCGGCGTTCTGCGCGGTACCGGCGACCGCCCAGGCGAACAGGCGCTGCGGCGACAGCGTGCCCTCGGCATTGACCGTCCCGAGCCCCAGGACACGCCCGTCGGGCCCATGGATCGCCACCGGACCGTCGCTGGGCGCATGGCCGGGCAGCCGCTGGCCCTGCGCCAGCCGGCGACCACCGGCGGCGTCCACGTCGACCCGCGGGAAGCCGGCCAGGCCGGCTTCGACCGGCAGCAGGCAGGCGTCGAGCGCGCTTTCGCCACCCTGTTCAGCGATCGCCTGCAGTGCCTCCAGCGTGACCATGCGGGGCTGCCTGAACGGGTCGACCCACAGTCGCCGGAGCGCGCCCACGTGGGCACCGCAGCCCAGCGCCTCGCCCAGGTCGCGGACCAGGCTGCGCACATAGGTGCCGGACCCGCATTCCACCCGCAACGACAGGCGGTCGGGGGCGATGTCCAGGATCTCGATGCCATGGACCTCGACGTCGCGCTCGGGCGCCTCGATGACGTCGCCGCGGCGGGCCTTGGTGTAGAGCGGCTCGCCACCCTGCTTCAAGGCCGAGTAGATCGGTGCCCGCTGGCGGATGCGGCCGGTCAGCGGCGCCAGCGCGGCCTCGACGGTGGCGACGTCCAGCGGTGGCACCGGGCGCTCGCGCAGCGGCGCGCCGTCGGCGTCGTCGGTATCGGTGGTGGTGCCCAGCACGGCGACCGCGTCGTAGGCCTTGCGAGAACCCAGCAGCAGGCCGGCGATCTTGGTGGCTTCGCCGAAACACAGCGGCAGCAGGCCGGTGGCCAGCGGATCGAGGCTGCCGGTATGTCCGCCCTTCTCCGCACGGAACAGGCGCCGCGCGACCTGCAGGGCCCCGTTCGAACTCATGCCCTGCGGCTTGTCGAGCAGCAGGATGCCGTCCAGCGGGCGGAATTGGATGCGTCCTGCCATGCGTTCCAGGTCAGGTGGTGTGGCGGGGAGTCGTTGCATCGTAGCGTCGGGCTCACTCGACGTCTTCACGCGTCCCGCGTCCGGACTTCAACAGCGCTGGATCGTCGAATCGAGCTTGCCCGATGGCTTGCGAAGCAGGCATGCGGACACCGGCGCGGAGAGCAGCGGAGCGAGCTCCGTTCTACTGCAGGACGTATCAGGTCTCGTCGTCGGACCCGGGGACCGGCGGGTTGTCGCGCAACAGCGTCTCGATGCGTTCGCCGCGATCGACGGAGTCGTCGTAGTGGAAATGCAGTTCCGGCACATGCCGCATCTTCACCCGGCGCGCGAGTTCCATGCGCAGGCCCCAGGCCAGTTCCTTCAGGCCCTTCACCGCCTCGACCGAACGCTCCGGCATCAGCGCGGTGACGAACACCTTGGCATGCGCCATGTCGCGGGTGACTTCTACGTCGGAGACGCTGACGGACGGCAGGCCGTGCTCGCGCACGGCCTCGTGCACGAGCGTGCCCAGCTCACGGCGGAGCTGGGCGGAGACGCGGTCGGTGCGATGGAACGACTTGGTGGGCACGTGATGGGTGATTCGCTATTCGTGATTCGTAGAAAACGGGGACGGGACGGGGGCACTCGTGATCCGCTGTTGCGAATCACGAATCACCCCTCCCGAATCGCGCGAACCCTTACAGGGTTCGCTGCACTTCGATACGTTCGAAGCACTCGATCTGGTCGCCCGGCTGCACGTCGTTGTAGGCCTTCACGCCGATGCCGCACTCGGTGCCGTTGCGCACCTCGTCGACGTTCTCCTTGAAGCGGCGCAGCGATTCCAGCTCGCCCTCGAACACCACCGTGCTGGCGCGCAGCACGCGGATCGGCTTGTTCCGCTTGACCGTGCCCTCGACCACCATGCAGCCCGCGACCGCGCCGAACTTGGAGCTGCGGAACACGTCGCGCACCTCGGCGATGCCGATGATCTCTTCGCGGATCTCCACGCCCAGCAGGCCGGAGGCCACCTGCTTCACCTGGTCGATCACGTCGTAGATGATCGAGAAGTAGCGCAGGTCCACGCCGTTGGCTTCGATGATGCGACGCGCGGACGCGTCGGCACGCACGTTGAAGCCGATGACGGTGGCCTTGGAGGTGACCGCGGAGTTGGCGTCGGACTCGGTGATGCCGCCCACGCCGGAACTGATGATGTTGATGCGGATGGATTCGTTGGACAGCGCGACCAGCGAATGGCGCAGCGCTTCCACCGAACCCTGCACGTCGGCCTTGACGATCAGGTTGAGGCTGAGCTGGCCTTCGCCCTTGCCCAGCTGCGCCATGATGTCTTCCATGCGGCTGCCGGCGGACTGCACCAGGCGCGACTCGCGGCGCTTGGCGTCGCGCTGCTGCGCCACGTCCTTGGCCAGGCGCTCGTCGGCGACCACGACGAAATCGTCGCCGGCCTCCGGCACGCCGGACAGGCCCAGCACCTGCACCGGGATGGACGGGCCGGCCGACGGCGGCTGGCTGCCGGTTTCGTCGAACAGGGCCCGCACGCGGCCGTACTGGATGCCGCACACCAGGTAGTCGCCCTTCTTCAGGGTGCCCTGCTGCACCAGCACCGTGGCGACCGGGCCGCGGCCCTTGTCCAGCGAGGATTCGATGACCACGCCGCTGGCACGGCCGTCTTCCACGGCCTTCAGTTCCAGCAGTTCGGCCTGGATGGAGATGGCGTCCAGCAGGTTGTCCACGCCCTGGCCGGTCTTGGCCGAGATCTCGACCATCTGGGTGTCGCCGCCGAATTCTTCGGCGACCACTTCCTCGGCCAGCAGCTCGTTCTTCACGCGCAGCGGGTCGGCGTCGGACTTGTCGATCTTGTTCACCGCCACGATCAGCGGCACCTTCGCCGCCTTCGCGTGCTGGATGGCTTCGCGCGTCTGCGGCATGACGCCGTCGTCTGCGGCCACGACCAGCACCACGATGTCGGTCAGCTTGGCGCCGCGGGCGCGCATCGCGGTGAACGCGGCGTGGCCCGGGGTGTCGAGGAAGCTGATGACGCCCTTCGGCGTTTCCACGTGGTACGCGCCGATGTGCTGGGTGATGCCGCCGGCTTCGCCACTGGCGATCTTGGTGCGGCGGATGTAGTCCAGCAGCGAGGTCTTGCCGTGGTCGACGTGGCCCATGATGGTGACGACGGGCGGACGCGCGACCTTCTCGCCCTGCTGCTCTTCCGAATGCGCCAGCAGTTCGTTCTCGACGTCGTTGGCGTCGGCGCGCACGGCCTTGTGGCCCAGTTCTTCAGTGATCAGCGCGGCGGTGTCGTGGTCGATGGTCTGGGTGATGGTGGCCATCACGCCCATCTTGAACAGCGCCTTCACCACATCACCGCCCTTCAGCGCGAGCTTCTGCGCCAGGTCGGCCACGGTGATGGTCTCGCCGATCGCCACTTCGCGCACGATGGGCGCGGTCGGACGCTCGAAGCCGTGGGCACCACCGCCACCGCGGCTCTGCTCGTGGCGACGCGGCGGCTTGGGCTTGCCGCGCGAGGCGCCCCGACGGGCGCGATCGGCGGCGGACAGGTGCAGCTGGCCCGCGAAGCGGCTGGTGTTGTCGTCGTCCTCGACGCCGGCGACCATCGCGTGCGAACCGCGCGTCTTGTGCTTGGCGGCGGCGGCATTGTTGCGGTCGTCGGTACGCGGCGGATCCTTGCGCACGACGGTCTTGGGCACGTGATGGCCCTGCGTGGCCGGCTTGGCCGGACGGACCGGCTCGTCGCCATCGACGGCGACGGCACCGGCCGCCAGCGCGGCGGCCTCGGCATCGGCCTGCGCGCGCGCGGCTTCGGCCTCGGCGCGGGCGGCGGCTTCTTCCTGGCGGCGGCGTTCGAGTTCCTCGGCGCGCCTGGCGTCTTCCTGCGCCAGCCGCTGCTGTTCTTCGAGGTTGCGCTGGCGGGATTCCTCCAGCTTGCGCAGGATCTCCGCGCGCTCCGGATCGGCTTCGCTCTGCCAGTGGGTGGCCACCGACTCGGCGTCGGTCGGCTTGACGTAGGTACGCTTCTGACGCACCTCCACATTCACGGTGGTCTTGGTGCGGCCGGCCGCGACGGTGACTTCCTGCACCTTGCGGCGGTTCAGCGTGATCTTCTTGGGCGCAGCCTCATCCGCGGCGGCATCGCTCTTGCCGTGCGAGCGCTTGAGGAAGCCGAGCAGCTTCACTTTTTCCATGCTGGTCACGACCTGGTCGGGACCACTGAAGCTCATGCCGGCCTCGGCCAGTTGCTCCAGGAGTTTTTCGACCGGCGTGTTGACCAGTTCAGCGAGCTTGCGGATGGTGGTTTGCTGCGACATTCGGATCCTAGTTTGGGTCTCGCGCCCCCCCGGTGGTGGTGGGGCAACCCTGTTCAAGAGGGGGAATTCTAAGCCCTGCGGGTGCCAGGGCGGTGTTCATGGGTGGCTCATGCGCCGCGTTCCAGACGGGCGATCTCCTCGGCGCGGGCGGCCAGGATCAGCGCCGCAGCGCGACCCTCGTCCAGGCCCTCGATGCCGAACTCGACCACTTCGTCGGCCGCCAGGTCGGACAGGTCCTCGCTGGTGCGGACGCCGTGCGAGGCCAGCGCGAAGGCGGTTTCCTCGTCCATGCCTTCCAGCGCCAGCAGATCCTCGGCCGGGTGGTCGCCTTCCAGGCCCTCCTCCTCGGCCAGCGCCTCGTTCAGCAGGGCATCGCGGGCGCGCGAACGCAGTTCCTCGACGATGTCCTCGTCGAAGCCTTCCACGGCCAGCAGCTCGCCGACCGGCACGTACGCGATTTCCTCGACCGTGCTGAAGCCCTCGGCGACCAGGATGGCGGCGATTTCCTCGTCCACTTCCAGCTTGTCCATGAACAGCTGGCGGGCGACGGCCTGCTCGGCCTCGCTCTTGGCCTGCACCTGGTCGGCGGTCATGACGTTGAGCTGCCAGCCGGTCAGGCGGCTGGCCAGGCGCACGTTCTGGCCGCCCTTGCCGATCGCCTGCGCCAGGCGGTCTTCCGCCACGGCCAGGTCCATGGAGTGCTTCTCTTCATCGACGATGATCGACTGCACTTCCGCCGGCGCCATCGCGTTGATGACGAAGGTGGCCGGGTTGTCGTTCCACAGCACGATGTCCACGCGCTCGCCGTTGAGCTCGTTGCTCACGGCCTGCACGCGCGAGCCGCGCATGCCGATGCAGGCGCCGATGGGATCGGTACGGGTGTCGTGCGCCAGCACGGCGATCTTGGCGCGGTCACCCGGGTCGCGTGCGCAGGCCTTGATCTCGACCAGGCCCTGGCCCACTTCCGGCACTTCCAGCTTGAACAGCTCGATCATGAATTCCGGGGCGGCGCGACTGATGAACAGCTGCGGGCCGCGCGGTTCGTAGCGCACGTCGAACAGGTAGCCGCGGACGCGGTCGCCGGCGCGCAGCACGTCGCGCGGGATGCCCTTGTCCTTCGGGATGAAGGCCTCGGCGTTGCCGCCCAGGTCCACGTAGATGTTGCCGCGCTCGGCGCGCTTGACCACGCCGGTGACCAGCTCGCCCACGCGGTCCTTCCAGGCATCGACCACCTGCGCGCGCTCGGCCTCGCGGACACGCTGCACGATGACCTGCTTGGCGGCCTGCGCGGCGATGCGGCCGAAATCGGGGTTCTCGATCTTCTCCTCGATCCAGTCGCCCACTTCGGCGCCTTCGGCTTCGTCCTCGGCGTCCATCAGGCGGATCTGGCGGTCGGGCGATTCCATCACCACGTCGTCGGCCACCACTTCCCAGCGGCGGAACGTCTCGTAGCTGCCGTCCTTGTGGTCGATGGTGACGCGCACCTGCACGTCCTGGTCCAGGTAGCGCTTCTTGGCGGCGGACGCCAGGGCGGCCTCGATGGCATCGAAGATCACCTCACGCGGCACGCCCTTTTCGTTGGCCACCGCATCCACGACCAGCAACAGTTCCTTACTCATTGATCACTCCGCGCGCGGCTTGCGGGCCGCCGGTTGGTTGGGTTTTTTCTTGGCTTGTTTGGCCGGCGCACGCTTGGCGTCGCCCGCCTTCTTGGCACCGGCCTTGCGGCCGCCGCCGGGTTTTTCGGGTGCCAGGCCCAGCGCGGCCCAGTCGGGGACCAGCCGCGCCTTGTCGATATTGTCGAACGCCACCGTCATCTCGGCGCCGTCGACGGTGAACACGATACTGTCGCCCTCGATGCGGCTGATCGTGCCCTGCAGGCGGCGACGACGCTCCTGCGGCAGCTTCAGCACGACCTTCGCCGACTCGCCGACGAAGCGCGCGAAATGCGCCAGCTGGAACAGCGGACGGTCCACGCCCGGCGAGGAGACTTCCAGCGTGTAGTTGCCGGAGATCGGGTCCTCGACGTCGAGCTGCGCCGAGACCTCGCGGCTCACCGCCTCGCAGTCCTCGATGTTGACGTGGCGCGTGGCACGCTCGGCTTCCTGCACATCGATGTACAGGCGCACGGTGGCGCCACCGGGTGCCGGCAGGTATTCGATGCCCAGCAGCTCCACGCCCAGTGCCTGGACGGTGGGAGCCAGCAAGTTGGCGATGTCGTTGGCCTTGTCGCTCACGGGTTCGCTGCCGATGGTTCGTGGTTCTGCATGTCGCTGAAACAGACAAGGGGCCCGATGGGCCCCTTGTCCGATACGCTGGATGTCGGTGCAACGACGGGAACATGCGTCGTTGCGTGCCCAGGCTTTTCGTCCGCCGCCTGTACCAGGCGGCTTCGGATAAACATGGTAGCGGGGGCAGGATTTGAACCTGCGACCTTCGGGTTATGAGCCCGACGAGCTGCCAGACTGCTCCACCCCGCAGCAGAAGCGAAATTATGATGAATACGCCGGTGCATTGCAAGCCTTGTGATGCACCGACCTGAAACATCGCGTTCATCGCGCGTCGCCGGCCGCCATCGGCCGACGAAAAACTACCGTCCCGCAGCTCAGCCGGCGAAGGCCAGCTTGCACCACGCCATGATCGGGTTCCAGGCGATACCCAGCGCCAGCAGGGCCAGCGCATTCACGCCGAACACCATCGGCACCACGCGATCGGCGCGCGGGGGCGGAACCCCGCCCACCGGCTCGTCGAAGTACATCACCTTGATCACGCGCAGGTAATAGAAGGCGCCGATCACCGCGCACAGCACGCCGACGACGGCCAGCCACAGGAACCCGCCGTTGACGGCCGCCCCCAGCACCACCAGCTTGGCCCAGAAGCCGAGGAACGGCGGCACGCCGGCCAGCGAGGCCATCACGCACAGCACCAGGCCGGCCTGCCACGGGTTGCGCGCGTTCAGGCCCTTGAAGTCGTCGATCCGATCCGCCTCGAACCCCTGCCGCGACAGCACGATGATCGCGCCGAACGCCGCCGCCGACATGAGGGCGTAGCTGATCGCGTAGAACAGCGCCGCCGAATATCCGACTTCGCCGCCGCCGGCGAAGCCCACCAGCAGGAAGCCGACATGCGACACGGTGGAATACGCCAGCATGCGCTTGAGATTGGTCTGCGCGATGGCGATGACGTTGCCGATCACCAGCGACGCCGCCGCCAGGCCGGCCAGCAGCCACTGCCACTGCGCCGCCGCCGGGCCCAGGCCATCCTGCAGCAGGCGGAACGCCATGCCGAACGCGGCCAGCTTGGGCGCTGCGCTGATGAACAGCGTCACCGGTGTCGGTGCGCCCTGGTAGACATCGGGCAGCCACATGTGGAACGGCGCCGCGCCGAGCTTGAAGGCCACGCCCGCCACCATGAAGACCACGCCGGTCAGCAGCAGCATGCGCGCATCGCTGCTGCCACCCAGCGCCGCGCCGGCCGCATCGAAGATCGCCGGCAGATGCAGCGAACCGGTCGCGCCGTACACCAGCGACATGCCATAGAGCAGCAGGCCCGAGGCCAGCGAGCCCAGCACGATGTACTTCATCGCGCCTTCCGTCGCCAGGCCGTCGTCGCGGTTCAGCGCGACCAGCGCATACGAGCACAGCGCCAGCAGTTCCAGGCCCAGATAGACCATCACCAGGCTGCCGGCCGACACCATCATCATCATGCCGGCGGTGGCGAACATCACCAGCACCGGCGCTTCGCCCGGATACAGGTTGCGCTCGCGCAGGTAAGGCCAGCCGTAGACCAGCGACAGCGCGCTGACCGCGACGATCACGACCTTGCTGACATCGGCCAGCGTGTCGCGCACGAACATGCCGCTGAACACGCTGCCCTGTCCGCCCACGCCCGTCGCCAGCATCCACACCACGGCCGCCATGACGATCAGGGCCAGGGCATGGGTGATGAAGCGGCGCGAGTGGTCGAGGAACAGATCCAGCATCAGCAGCGCGAACGCACCGCCGATCAGGGTCAGTTCGGGCAGCAGCGGCTGCAGGTCGGCGGCGGAGATGGGCATCGGCGTCGTCATGGTTCTTCCTTACAGCTTGCTGTTGGCGAGCTGCATCGCCAGTTGCGCGATCGACGGCTCCATCAGGTCGGTCAGCGGCTTGGGATACACGCCCAGCGCCAGCACGCAGACGGCGAACCCGCCAAGCACCACCGCCTCGCGCAGGGATACGTCCTTCAACTCGGCCACGTGCGCATTGGCCACGTCGCCGAGGATCACGCGCTTGACCAGCCACAGGGTGTAGGCCGCACCGATCACCAGCGTGGTGGCGGCGAAGAACGCCATCAGCGGATGCAGCTGGAACGCGGCCAGGATGACCATGAACTCGCCGACGAAGCCGCTGGTGCCCGGCAGGCCGGAG includes the following:
- the pnp gene encoding polyribonucleotide nucleotidyltransferase — its product is MAKITKTFQYGKHQVTLETGEIARQAGGAVVVKFDDTVLLVTAVAAKSAREGQDFFPLTVDYQEKFYAGGRIPGGFFKREGRATEKETLISRLIDRPLRPLFPEEFRNEVQVIATVMSLNPEIDGDIPALIGASAAVALTGAPFNGPIGAAKVGYINGEYVLNPTVSELKDSKLELVVAGTANAVLMVESEAAELSEEVMLGAVMFGHREMQKVIAVINELVAEAGKPKWDWQPPAKNEGLIAALRHAVGDSLAGAFQVRDKIERRDTISNLKKAILNSLAPQAESNAWSTGELSKEFSEQEYQTMRASVLKTKVRIDGRALDEVRPITSKVSVLPRVHGSALFTRGETQAIVAVTLGTARDGQVIDAVGGEWKDHFLFHYNFPPFSVGEAGRMMGPKRREIGHGRLAKRGVLAVMPTMEAFPYTIRVVSEITESNGSSSMASVCGSSLALMDAGVPIKAPVAGIAMGLVKEGDEFVVLSDILGDEDHLGDMDFKVAGTANGVSALQMDIKIEGITEEIMKQALTQAKAGRLHILGEMAQAMSAPRQELSEFAPRLITIKIHPDKIREVIGKGGSVIQAITKETGTQIDIQDDGTITIASVNGAAGQAAKARIEQITSDVEPGRIYEGKVAKIMDFGAFVTILPGKDGLVHVSQISNDRVEKVSDALKEGDVVKVKVLEVDKQGRIRLSIKAVEEGEGVSAE
- the rbfA gene encoding 30S ribosome-binding factor RbfA, encoding MPTKSFHRTDRVSAQLRRELGTLVHEAVREHGLPSVSVSDVEVTRDMAHAKVFVTALMPERSVEAVKGLKELAWGLRMELARRVKMRHVPELHFHYDDSVDRGERIETLLRDNPPVPGSDDET
- the infB gene encoding translation initiation factor IF-2 yields the protein MSQQTTIRKLAELVNTPVEKLLEQLAEAGMSFSGPDQVVTSMEKVKLLGFLKRSHGKSDAAADEAAPKKITLNRRKVQEVTVAAGRTKTTVNVEVRQKRTYVKPTDAESVATHWQSEADPERAEILRKLEESRQRNLEEQQRLAQEDARRAEELERRRQEEAAARAEAEAARAQADAEAAALAAGAVAVDGDEPVRPAKPATQGHHVPKTVVRKDPPRTDDRNNAAAAKHKTRGSHAMVAGVEDDDNTSRFAGQLHLSAADRARRGASRGKPKPPRRHEQSRGGGGAHGFERPTAPIVREVAIGETITVADLAQKLALKGGDVVKALFKMGVMATITQTIDHDTAALITEELGHKAVRADANDVENELLAHSEEQQGEKVARPPVVTIMGHVDHGKTSLLDYIRRTKIASGEAGGITQHIGAYHVETPKGVISFLDTPGHAAFTAMRARGAKLTDIVVLVVAADDGVMPQTREAIQHAKAAKVPLIVAVNKIDKSDADPLRVKNELLAEEVVAEEFGGDTQMVEISAKTGQGVDNLLDAISIQAELLELKAVEDGRASGVVIESSLDKGRGPVATVLVQQGTLKKGDYLVCGIQYGRVRALFDETGSQPPSAGPSIPVQVLGLSGVPEAGDDFVVVADERLAKDVAQQRDAKRRESRLVQSAGSRMEDIMAQLGKGEGQLSLNLIVKADVQGSVEALRHSLVALSNESIRINIISSGVGGITESDANSAVTSKATVIGFNVRADASARRIIEANGVDLRYFSIIYDVIDQVKQVASGLLGVEIREEIIGIAEVRDVFRSSKFGAVAGCMVVEGTVKRNKPIRVLRASTVVFEGELESLRRFKENVDEVRNGTECGIGVKAYNDVQPGDQIECFERIEVQRTL
- the nuoN gene encoding NADH-quinone oxidoreductase subunit NuoN, which encodes MTTPMPISAADLQPLLPELTLIGGAFALLMLDLFLDHSRRFITHALALIVMAAVVWMLATGVGGQGSVFSGMFVRDTLADVSKVVIVAVSALSLVYGWPYLRERNLYPGEAPVLVMFATAGMMMMVSAGSLVMVYLGLELLALCSYALVALNRDDGLATEGAMKYIVLGSLASGLLLYGMSLVYGATGSLHLPAIFDAAGAALGGSSDARMLLLTGVVFMVAGVAFKLGAAPFHMWLPDVYQGAPTPVTLFISAAPKLAAFGMAFRLLQDGLGPAAAQWQWLLAGLAAASLVIGNVIAIAQTNLKRMLAYSTVSHVGFLLVGFAGGGEVGYSAALFYAISYALMSAAAFGAIIVLSRQGFEADRIDDFKGLNARNPWQAGLVLCVMASLAGVPPFLGFWAKLVVLGAAVNGGFLWLAVVGVLCAVIGAFYYLRVIKVMYFDEPVGGVPPPRADRVVPMVFGVNALALLALGIAWNPIMAWCKLAFAG
- the truB gene encoding tRNA pseudouridine(55) synthase TruB is translated as MAGRIQFRPLDGILLLDKPQGMSSNGALQVARRLFRAEKGGHTGSLDPLATGLLPLCFGEATKIAGLLLGSRKAYDAVAVLGTTTDTDDADGAPLRERPVPPLDVATVEAALAPLTGRIRQRAPIYSALKQGGEPLYTKARRGDVIEAPERDVEVHGIEILDIAPDRLSLRVECGSGTYVRSLVRDLGEALGCGAHVGALRRLWVDPFRQPRMVTLEALQAIAEQGGESALDACLLPVEAGLAGFPRVDVDAAGGRRLAQGQRLPGHAPSDGPVAIHGPDGRVLGLGTVNAEGTLSPQRLFAWAVAGTAQNAGPVQ
- the rimP gene encoding ribosome maturation factor RimP, with protein sequence MSDKANDIANLLAPTVQALGVELLGIEYLPAPGGATVRLYIDVQEAERATRHVNIEDCEAVSREVSAQLDVEDPISGNYTLEVSSPGVDRPLFQLAHFARFVGESAKVVLKLPQERRRRLQGTISRIEGDSIVFTVDGAEMTVAFDNIDKARLVPDWAALGLAPEKPGGGRKAGAKKAGDAKRAPAKQAKKKPNQPAARKPRAE
- the rpsO gene encoding 30S ribosomal protein S15 — its product is MSIDTQKVIADNARGANDTGSPEVQVALITARIEHLSGHFKTHKKDHHSRRGLLQLVNRRRSLLDYLKKKDNERYKALIEKLGLRR
- the nusA gene encoding transcription termination factor NusA, producing MSKELLLVVDAVANEKGVPREVIFDAIEAALASAAKKRYLDQDVQVRVTIDHKDGSYETFRRWEVVADDVVMESPDRQIRLMDAEDEAEGAEVGDWIEEKIENPDFGRIAAQAAKQVIVQRVREAERAQVVDAWKDRVGELVTGVVKRAERGNIYVDLGGNAEAFIPKDKGIPRDVLRAGDRVRGYLFDVRYEPRGPQLFISRAAPEFMIELFKLEVPEVGQGLVEIKACARDPGDRAKIAVLAHDTRTDPIGACIGMRGSRVQAVSNELNGERVDIVLWNDNPATFVINAMAPAEVQSIIVDEEKHSMDLAVAEDRLAQAIGKGGQNVRLASRLTGWQLNVMTADQVQAKSEAEQAVARQLFMDKLEVDEEIAAILVAEGFSTVEEIAYVPVGELLAVEGFDEDIVEELRSRARDALLNEALAEEEGLEGDHPAEDLLALEGMDEETAFALASHGVRTSEDLSDLAADEVVEFGIEGLDEGRAAALILAARAEEIARLERGA